AACTGGCTTTGGCCAAGCTGTCATGATCTCCTTCTTCGATTTCGCAACAAATGTTAATTACTTCTTCCAGCTTGGCGGCTCTGGTGTGGTGCAGCCCACCAATCTGGCGAGCTTCACGCAATTTGCCTCCTCGATCATCGGGGGCGGTCCCGTGACCCAAGGGGCCTTTGCCCCAAATCAACCCATTGCGCTCAGTGCCTTTGCGAACACAACGGTGTCAGAGCTGTCTGACGACGAGCTTGTGATTGGCACCAACGCTCAAGACTTTCTTACAGGTGGCGTGGGGCAGGATACCTTGCAAGGGCTTAACGGCAATGACGTGCTAAACGGCGGCACCGGCGATGACCTGCTGGACGGCGGCGAAGGTTTCGATACGGCCACTTATAACATTGGCTCGCCGAGCGAGTTTCAGATCACTCTGACTGAGACCGGCTTGCGCCTCGCCTCGCCCTTTGAAGGCGTGGATGATCTGATCAACATCGAGCAGGTCGAATTTGCGGGGCAATCCGTTCTGGTGAGCGACCTGATCGAGGAAATCGTCGGGCGTCCGGGCGTGTTTCTTGTGGCCGCAGAGGGGGGTGATACCCTGATTGGCACTGATGACAACGATACCCTGATCGGGGAACAGGGCCATGACGGGCTCGCGGGCGGGCCCGGCAACGACACGCTCGAAGGCAACGGAGGCAACGATTCCATTTCCGGCTCGGATGGCAATGACCTGATTTCCGGCGGTGCTGGCAACGACAATATCGGCGGGGGTCAGGGCGATGACACCATCGACGGCGGCAGTGGTGACGATATCATCGGCGGCGGCTTTGGCGCGGATAGCATCACGGGCGGCGCGGGCAATGACGTGGTTGCCGGTGGTGCCGATAGTGACACCCTGTCCGGCGGCGATGGCAATGACAGCGTGTCGGGCAGCTTTGGCAACGACCTGATTTTTGGCAACGGGGGCGCGGATGATATCGGCGGCGGCACCGGGCGGGATACGATTGACGCAGGCGCAGGGGATGATCGCGTGGGCGGTGGCGAAGGCGATGACAGTATCCTTGGCGGTGACGGTGATGACTTCCTCGCTGGTGGCGGGCGTAACGATCTGATCGACGGCGGCGCAGGCAGTGACACGATCAACGCGGGCGCTGGAAATGACACGATCACTGGCGGTGCGGATGCCGATTTGTTCGTGTTCAGCGCCTTTTTCGACGGCGAGTCGGATGCGATCACCGATTTTGAGGATGGTTCAGATATCTTCCTGATCCGCCGCTTCGATCCCGATACCGGCGTTGAGAATATCAACAACGGTGGCAACGGTCTGGCGGGCTTTCTGGCAGCGATGAATATCGTCGATTGGGCGGGCGGCGCGCAGATGACTGTGAATGGCAACAACATCCTCGTTGAGGGGGTCACCGCCGCGCAACTGACGGTGGACGATTTCCAGTTCCTGTGATCGTCAGAGCGCCTTTGGCACGGCCACACCTTCGGCCAGATCCGCAAGCGCAGATTTGAGACGGGGACCGGCGAAATCCAGAAAGGCGCGCAGCTTGGGGGCCATGAGGCGCGCCTCGGGATACACGAGATTAACGGGTTGCGGCGGCAGGGTATGGGCCTGTAACACCGGCACCAGACGCCCCGCCCGAATGTGGCTTGCCACCATATAGGACAGGGTGGGCGTGATGCCCTGACCCAATATTGCCGCGTCGATGGCGGCCACCGCGTCGTTGATTTCAAGACGCGGGGCAAGTGCCACGCTGGCACTGCGCTGCCCGCTGCGATGCCGCCACTCGCGGTTGGGCATCAGCCCGGTAAAGGCGATCACCGCATGGTGGCGCAGGTCCGCAGGGGCAGCGGGCGTGCCGTGTTGCGCCAGATACTCGGGGCTTGCCACCAGAATGCGATGCACCGTACCCAACCGTTTGGCAATCAGCCGCGACTCGGGCAACTCTCCGATGCGAATGGCCAGATCCACGCCTTCCTCGACCAGATTGACCACCCGGTCGAGCAAGAGCACCGAGACCGACACACGCGGATGCGCCACCAAAAAGCTGCCAACCATCGGCCCAAGGGCGGAACGGCCAAACGTCACCGACGCGGTCACCGTCAAATGCCCCTGCGGCGCGGTTGTCTCTCCCATCGCCTCACGCTCTGCGGTGTCAAGATCACCAAGCACGCGCCGCGCGGCACCCAAGAACCGCTCGCCGACATCGGTGATGGTCAGACTGCGCGTGGTTCGCTGAAAGACGCGCGCGCCCAACCGATCCTCAAGCGCGGCAATCGCCCGCGTCACCGCAGGCGGCGACAGGTGCAGGCGCCGTGCCGCACCCGCAAAGCTGCCCGCCTCTGCCACAGCGATGAACACCTCAATCTCGTGCAAACGGTTCATCAATTATTCCTTTCAACGGAATGAAGCATTCCACATTTCATCTATTCTTTCAAATACCATTCTGCCCCACCTTATGCCCAAGCGCGGCACATTGCCTGCGCGCTCTCAATATAAGGACAAAAGACATGGCCCGTATTCCTGTTATCGACCCGAAAACCGCCACAGGCGAGGCCAAGGCGCTGCTGGATGCCGTGCAATCGGCGCTTGGTATGGTGCCCAATTTCATCCGCGTTCTGGCCAATAGCCCCGCGGCGCTTCAGGCGTTCCTTGGGCTGCATGGCATTGCCGGGGCAGGGGCGCTTGACCCATTGACGCGCGAACGCATCGCGCTTGCGGTGGCCGAACAGAACAGCTGCCAGTATTGCGTGTCTGCCCATACCGCAATTGGCCGCAAGGTGGGGCTGGACAGTGACGAAATCCTTGCCAACCGCGCGGGCCGTTCCGCCGATGCCAAGGCCGAGGCGGCGCTGACCTTTGCCCATACGCTGGTCGAACATGCCGGCGAAGTGAGCCAAGCAGAGTTTGCCGCCCTGCGCGCCGCTGGTCATTCCGACGCCGAGATCGTCGAAATCATTACCCATGTTGCCATGAATATCTTTACCAATATTCTGGGCAAGGCCACACAGGTCGAGATCGACTTTCCCAAGGTCACGTTGAACACCGCCGCCTGAGCACAGATCGGCACAGCGCCGCCCAGCGCTGTGCCCCCAACCAAGGATCGCCAATGACCCAAGACGCTCGTCCCCCGCTTCCTCCCTTTACCCACGAGACCGCAACCCAAAAAGTGCGCATGGCCGAAGACGGCTGGAACGGGCGCGACCCCGCGCGCGTGGCGCTGGCCTATACGCCCGATAGCCGTTGGCGCAACCGCGCCGAATTTCCAGTTGGCCGCGAGGAAATCACGGCCTTTCTTACCCGCAAATGGGCCCGCGAGTTGGAGTATCGGTTGATCAAGGAACTTTGGGCCTTTGCCGAGAACCGTATCGCCGTGCGCTTTGCCTATGAATGGCGCGATGATGCCGGCAATTGGTATCGCAGCCATGGCAACGAAAACTGGGAATTTGACGAAAAAGGCCTCATGCGCCTGCGCTTTGCCAGCATCAATGACCAGCCGATCAAAGAGTCTGAGCGCAAGTTCCATTGGCCACAAGGGCCGCGCCCCGCTGATCACCCCGGCCTTTCCGATCTTGGCCTATAACCCCCAGAGGATGTCATGCCCCATCATTTTGCGAATATCGCCTTCACCCCAACGGTGACACGGCTGCAAGAGGAGCAGGGCAGCCGCGCCTCCTATGCCCGGATGCAGGCTGCGGACGGTCCGGTGAACCTCTATTTGAGCGAGGTCGAAGCCGAGTTCATCGCGGCCCGCGACTCTGTCTATATGGCCACGGTCACCGAAACCGGCTGGCCATATATCCAGCATCGCGGCGGGCCTATGGGCTTTCTTCGCGTGCTGGACGATCGCACCCTTGGCTTTGCCGATTTTCGCGGCAATCGCCAGTATATCAGCCTTGGCAACCTCAGCACCGATGACCGCGTGTCGCTGTTTTTGATGGACTATCCAAACCGCCGCCGGCTCAAGATTCTTGGGCGCGCGCGGGCTGTGGGTCTTGAAGATACGGCAACACTGGCGCGGCTGGACCTGCCCGATTACCGCGCCCGCATCGAGCGCGGGTTCTTGATCACCGTCGAAGGGTTTGACTGGAACTGCCCCCAGCACATTACCCCACGCTTCAGCATGGAGCAGATCGACGGCGTGACAGCCCCGCTCTTGTCGCGGATCGCAACGCTTGAGGCGGCGCTTGGCCTCTAGACCTGAGTGCGCTCACAGCGCGGCAAGGTCATCCAGCAAGAGGCCATACATCTCTTCCGCGCGCTTGATCCGACTGTGTTTGAGCGCGCGGGTCTCGACCCGAATAAGCGCCTCGATGCCGATAAAGAACGGCAGCCAAAGGTTGCGCTCGATCTCGGTCAGCGCGAAGACCTCGGCAAAAACCTCGAGCCCCTCGGCATCAACCCCCAGATACCGCCGCCCAGACGGGATCATGCCACGTCGCCCCATATGCACCAGAAAGCGGGCGATATCCTTGCAGACGGGCAACCGGCCAGAGCCGCCGGTGTCGATCCCTGTCAGGCGATCCTCTCCCAGAATAAGGTTGTTGGGATGAAAATCACCATGGCTGATCGCGACGCGCCATTCAGCCCCGTCCAGCGCGGTCGCCATCTCTGTCAGATGCGCGAGAATGCCACTCTCGATGCGGCGTAATCGCCCGAACGGTTGCGTGGCGGCGGCCCGCGCGGCCCGCGCGAGCCAGCCCTTGGCATTGCCCGGCTTCCACCCCTCGCTGATCTCGACATAGTCCCGCAACCATTCGGCAGCGGGGCGCAGATGTTGCGCGCGGCGGCCCACATCCGCCTGCCAGAGATGCTCCAACAGCGCCTCACCGGGCGCGCGTTCCATCACCAAAAGCCGCGCATCCGGCAGGTAGCAAATAGGTTCGGCGACACGGTAACGCCCGCTCTGCATATGCGGCCAGATGCGCTGCAACTCCGCCCATTCCTTGGCCAAGGCCTCGGCACCGCGTTCTTCAACCAACCGCGCCACCACCGCGCGCCCATCAAGACGCCCGGCCAGAACCGCGCGCTTGCCCGGTACAATGCGCAGCACCTCTGAGATGTCCAACCCTGTAAGGTCCGGATGCGCCGTCACCAATGCCCGCAGGCGGGCATCCAAACGGGCCAACGCATCAAGGTCGGACAGGGGGAGGACAGGCTCTGACATGGGCCAACTGTCCCTCAGCCGCAATGAAGCGTCAACCGAATTGCACCCCCCGCCACAGCACCCTATGCTAGCTGCTGAAATGCCCAGCACGAGGACCAGCCGATGACCGATACGCCCCCCTCCGAGATGACCTTTGAACAGGCGATGAAAGAGCTGGAGCAGGTTGTTGGGCGGCTGGAACGGGGCGATGTGGCGCTGGACGAGTCGATCACGCTTTATGAGCGCGGTGCCAAGCTCAAGAAACGCTGCGAAGAAAAACTGAAAGAGGCCGAAGAAAAAGTCGCCGCCATTACGCTCGACGCCGATGGCCAGCCCACCGGCACGACCCCGGTGACAGGTCTCTGATCCAGATGCAGGCGCGACTTGCCGCCGAGGCTGAAACCATTCAGGCGCATCTTTCCCGCGTTCTTGCCCCCTTTGGCACCGGCCCCGTGGCCGAGGGCATGCGCTATGCCACGCAGGGCGGCAAGCGCATCCGAGGCTTTCTGGTGATGGAAAGCGCGCGGCTGCACGATGTGCCTGAGACAGCCGCGATTTGGCCCGCCACGGCCATTGAGGCCTTGCACGCCTATAGCCTCGTGCATGACGATCTGCCCGCCATGGACAATGACGACCTGCGCCGGGGTCAACCCACCGTCCATATCAAATGGGACGAGGCGACCGCGATTCTTGTGGGCGACGCGCTGCAATCGCTGGCGTTCGAATTGGTGGCGCATCCCGATTGCGGCCCGGCTGAGGTGCGCGCCGGTCTGACACTTAGCCTTGCTCGTGCAGCCGGAGGGCAGGGGATGGTTCTGGGCCAAGCGCTCGACATTGCCGCCGAAACCGCCACAACGCCGCTCAGCTTGGATGAGATCACGACGTTGCAAGCCGGCAAGACCGGCGCGCTCATCCTGTGGTCCGCCACCGCAGGCGCGTGCATGGCCCATGCCGATATGACCCCGCTAAGCACCTATGCCCGCGCGCTTGGTCTTGCGTTCCAAATACAGGACGATGTGATCGACGTGACCGGCGATGCCGCCGCCGCAGGCAAGGCCGTGGGCAAGGATGCCGCCGCAGGCAAAGCCACGTTTGTTTCGCTGCTGGGGTTGGACGGGGCCCGCGCCCGCTCCGCATCCCTTGTTGACGCCGCTTGCGACGCACTATCTTGTTACGGGGAACGGGGCGAACGCTTGCGCGACCTTGCCCGTTTCGTTATCTCGCGCCAAAGCTAGACTTTGCTGAATTTACCCCACGGAGGGGCATGATGTCCGACCGCCCGCAAACACCGCTGCTTGATCAGGTCGCCAGCCCCGCCGATCTCAAACGGTTTTCCGATAGCCAATTGGTGCAACTGGCGCATGAACTGCGCTCGGAAACCATTTCCGCCGTGTCGGAAACCGGCGGGCATCTGGGGGCCGGTCTTGGCGTGGTGGAGCTGACTGTCGCCCTGCATCACGTGTTTGACGCGCCGCGCGACAAGATCATCTGGGACGTGTCGCATCAATGCTACCCCCACAAGATCCTGACGGGCCGCCGCGACCGCATCCGCACCCTGCGGCAAAAGGACGGGCTGTCGGGCTTTACCAAACGCTCGGAATCGCCCTACGACCCGTTTGGCGCGGCCCATAGCTCTACCTCGATCAGCGCCGCACTTGGCTTTGCCGTGGCGCGGGACCTTGGCGGCAACTGCCCCTCAGGCCTTGGCGATGCCATCGCGGTGATTGGCGACGGGGCCATGTCGGCAGGCATGGCCTTTGAGGCGATGAACAACGCAGGCCACCTGAAGAAACGCCTGATTGTCATCCTCAACGACAACGAGATGTCGATTGCCCCGCCAGTGGGCGCGCTGTCCTCTTATCTCTCGCGGCTCTATGCCGAGGCTCCGTTTCAGGATTTCAAGGCCGCCGCCAAAGGTGCCATTTCCTTGTTGCCGCCTCCCTTTCAAGAGGGCGCGCGTCGTGCCAAAGACATGCTCAAGGGGCTGGCCGTGGGCGGTACATTGTTCGAGGAACTGGGGTTCAGCTATGTCGGCCCCATCGACGGCCATGACCTGCACCAACTCTTGCCAGTTCTGCGCACCGTCAAGGCACGCGCCACCGGGCCGATCCTTATTCATGTGCTGACCAAGAAGGGCAAGGGCTATGGCCCCGCCGAGCGCGCCCGCGATGGCGGCCATGCGACCGCCAAATTCGACGTGCTGACCGGCGAACAGCGCAAATCGCCCTCGAACGCCCCCAGCTATACCGGCGTCTTCGCCAAGGCGCTGCTGGCCCATGCCGCACAGGATGACAAGATCTGCGCCGTGACCGCCGCCATGCCCGATGGCACCGGCCTCAACCTCTTTGCCGAACGCTACCCCTCGCGGCTCTTTGACGTGGGCATCGCGGAACAGCATGCCGTCACCTTTTCCGCCGGGCTTGCGGCGGGGGGGCTCAAACCCTTTTGCGCGCTCTATTCCACCTTTTTGCAACGCGGCTACGATCAGGTCGTGCATGATGTGGCGATTCAGCGCCTGCCGGTGCGGTTTGCCATCGACCGTGCGGGGCTTGTGGGCGCAGACGGCGCCACCCACGCGGGGGCCTTCGACACGGCCTTTCTCGCCAATCTGCCCGGTTTTGTGGTCATGGCCGCCGCCGATGAGGCCGAGCTTGTCCATATGGTCGCCACTGCCGCCGCCCATGATGAGGGCCCGATTGCGTTCCGCTATCCACGCGGCGAGGGGATGGGCGTCACCATGCCCGAACGCGGCGAACCGCTGGAAATTGGCAAGGGGCGTATCATCCAGACGGGCGCGCGCGTGGCGATCCTCTCCTTTGGCACGCGCCTCTCAGAGGTGCTCAAAGCCTCCGAATCCCTGCGTGCGCGCGGAATCACGCCCACCGTCGCCGATGCCCGCTTTGCCAAACCGCTGGATGAGGCGCTCATCCTCGATCTCGTCCAGAACCACGAGGCGATGATCACCGTCGAAGAGGGCGCGATTGGTGGATTTGCAAGCCATGTCAGTCACTTCTTGGCCGAAGCTCAGGTATTCGATCGCGGCTTCAAATTCCGCTCCATGGTCCTGCCGGACACGTTCATAGATCAGGCCAGCGCCGAGGATATGTATGCCGTCGCGCGTCTGAACGCCGCCGATATCGAAGCGCGGGTGCTTGACGTGCTGGGCATCGCGCAACTGGCTGGAAAACGCGCCTGACCTACCTATCTGGATGGGAAAAGGAGAAAGCGATGCGCCTTATCCCTCTCATTCTGGCGGCCTGTTTCGCCGTAACCCCGGCACACGCGCTCGATAGTAGCGCGGGCAAACTGACTGTCACCAAAATGGTTGACCAGCTCAACGATCCTTGGGCCATTGGCTTTCTGCCCGATGACAGCCTGCTCATCACCGAAAAAGGTGGCCGCCTTCTGCATGTCGTAAACGGTCAAGGCCGGGCCATCACCGGCCTGCCGGATGTTGCCACACGCGGGCAGGGTGGATTGCTTGATATTCTCGTGCCCCGCGATTTCGCGCAAAGCCGTCAGCTCTATTTCACCTATTCCAAACCGCAACCGGGCGGGGCAGGCACCGCCATCGCCCATGCCCGCCTTGCCCCCGGCGCGGATCGCCTCACCGACTGGACCGTGATATTCGAGTTGGAACCCGGCTCCTCTGGCGGGCGGCACTTCGGCTCGCGTCTGGTCGAGGGGCGCGATGGGATGCTCTACGCCACCATCGGCGACCGGGGCGATGACAGTTCGGCCCAAGATCTGGCACGTCAAAACGGCGCGGTCGTCCGGATCGCCCGCGATGGCGCCATCCCTTCGGACAACCCGTTCACGCAAACCGCTGGGGCGCAACCTGAAATCTGGTCCTATGGCCACCGCAACCCGCAAGGCGCGGCGCTTGATGCCGAGGGCAATCTCTGGGTGGTGGAACATGGCGCGCGCGGCGGCGATGAGGTGAACAGCATTGCCAAAGGCGCGAATTTCGGCTGGCCGGTGATTTCCTATGGTCGCCACTATTCAGGGCTGAAAATCGGCGAGGGCACGCAGAAATCCGGCATGGAACAGCCCGCGCATTATTGGGATCCCTCCATCGCGCCCTCTGGCATGATGATCTATCAGGGCGATATGTTTCCGGAATGGCGCGGCGACATCTTTGTCGGATCCCTCAAATTCGACATGATCTCGCGCCTCGATGGCACGCCGCTCACAGAGGTGGAGCGCCTCAAGTCCCGCGAAACCCAGCGCGTGCGCGACATCCGAGAGGCCCCGGATGGGTCAATCTGGTTTCTCAGCGTCGGGCAGGGTGCCGCCTACCGTCTCAGCCCCGGCTGATCTTCATCTGGCTTGAAATACCTCGGGGGTCTGGGGGCAGCGCCCCCAGCCTGGCCGCACCCTCAAACTGACAGGCGCGAGCTATGTGCGCCGCGTTCGCGGTAGGGCGTCGTGTTGTAATGCGCCCGGTAGCACTTTGAGAAATGCGAGGGCGAGGCAAATCCGCAGGCCAGCGCCACGTTGATCACGGTCATATCGGTCTGCATCAACAGGTTGCGCGCCTTTTGCAGGCGCAGTTCCATGTAATACCGCTTGGGGCTGCGGCTGAGATACCGGCGAAACAGACGTTCCAACTGCCGGGTCGACATGCCCACATCGCGTGCCAATGTCGCAGGGCTGATCGGCTCTTCGATATTGGTTTCCATCATCTGAATGACTTGGCTCAGCTTGGGATGCCGAACGCCGATGCGTGTCGGAACGCTCAGACGCTGCGTGTCCTGATCGGTGCGGATCGAGCTATAGATCTGCTGATCCGCCACGGCATTGGCCAGCTTTTCGCCATGATCATCCGCGATGATATTGAGCATGAGATCAATCGACGACGTGCCGCCCGCCGTGCTCATCCGGTTGCCATCAATCACGAAGACCGATTTCGTCAGGGTGACATCCTCGAATTCTTCGAGAAAACTGTCATGGTTTTCCCAATGGATCGTCGCGCGCTTGCCATCCAAAAGCCCTGCGCGCGCCAGAACATAGGACGCGGTGCACAGCCCCCCCATGCGCAGCCCCTTGCGCGCCTCACGGCGCAGCCAGTTCAACATGCGCTTGGTGGCGGCCTTTTGCACATCCATGCCGCCGCAAACCAGAACCACATCCTCGCGGTTCAAATCGGATAGGGCAAAGTCGAGATTGAACCGCACCCCGGCTGAGCAGGTGATCACATCCTCGGAATCACCTGTCAAAACCCAGCTATACAGCTCTTCTTCTGCCATACGATTGGCGATGCGCAGACATTCGATGGCCGAGGCAAAGCTGAGCAGGGTGAATCTGTCCAGCAACACAAACACAAAGCGTTTGGGCTCCTTCGGCGCTTTCACCGCGATCTTCGTGGCCTCTGACGTCATCATCACTCGATTCCCCGGCACAACGGCCTCTATAGCGGTCTGTCACGAATCTGTCGCGATTGACAAGAGAGCCATGGTCGATTTGCGACGCATTCTTGTGCGTTTCATATGGCCTCTTGCCCGCCGCTTTGCTAAGCACGGGTCTCAGATTACGTTCAATGCGGAGTAAGGACGATGACGGAATGGCAGAAAACGGGCTGGCGCGCGAAACCGCGGGTGCAGATGCCTGATTATCTCGATGCCGCCGCACTGGCCAATGTCGAGGCCCGTCTCAGGCAGTATCCGCCGCTGGTTTTCGCCGGTGAGGCGCGCCGGCTCAAACGTGCGCTCGGCGCTGCTGCGCGCGGCGAAGCGTTCTTGCTTCAGGGCGGCGATTGCGCCGAGGCCTTTGATCAATTCTCGGCTGATGCGATCCGCGACACCTTCAAGGTGATGCTGCAAATGGCGATGGTGCTGACCTATGGGGCGAAGGTGCCAGTGGTCAAGGTTGGCCGCATGGCGGGGCAATTCGCCAAGCCGCGCTCGGCCCCGACCGAGGTGATCGAAGGCGTGGAATTGCCCAGCTACCGGGGAGATATCATCAACGAACTGGCCTTCACCCCCGAGGCGCGCATTCCCAATCCGGACAAGATGTTGCAGGCCTATACGCAGGCTGCGGCCACGCTGAACCTGTTGCGTGCTTTTTCAACCGGCGGCTATGCCGATGTGCATCAGGTCCATGCCTGGACGCTGGGCTTCACCGAAAGCGAGAAAGCCGCGAAATACCGCGAAATGGCCAATCACATCTCGGACGCGCTCGACTTTATGAAAGCGGCGGGTGTGGACAGCGACAATGCCCATACGCTCAAGACCGTGGATTTCTACACCTCGCATGAAAGCCTCTTGCTGGAATATGAAGAGGCGTTGTGCCGGCTCGACTCCACCTCTGGGAAATGGCTGGCGGGCTCTGGCCATATGCTGTGGATCGGCGACCGCACCCGGCAGCCGGATGGCGCGCATGTCGAATTTCTGCGTGGCGTGCAGAATCCCATTGGCCTTAAATGCGGCCCGTCGATGACCTCGGACGATCTCAAGCGGCTCTTGGCCACGCTCAACCCCAGCAATGAGGCCGGGCGTCTGACACTGATCGCGCGCTTTGGTGCGGGCAAGGTGGCGGAAAACCTGCCGCGCCTGATCCGCACGGTGCAGGAAGAGGGAGCATCGGTGCTTTGGGTCTGTGATCCGATGCATGGCAATACGATCAAATCCGCGACCGGCTATAAAACCCGGCCGTTTGAGTTGGTCCTGCGCGAGGTTCAGGAATTCTTTGGCATCCACAAGGCCGAGGGCAGCATCCCCGGCGGCGTGCATTTCGAGATGACCGGGCAGGATGTGACCGAATGCACCGGCGGCATGCGGGCGCTCTCCGAAGAAAACCTGTCGGCGCGCTATCACACCGCCTGCGATCCGCGCCTCAATGCCAGCCAATCGCTCGAACTGGCCTTCCTCGTGGCGGAAGAACTGAAATCCCTGCGCCATGATCGCCGTCAGGCCGAAGCAGGATAAGAGAACTGCCTGACCGCAACGGGGCGCAAGGCCCTGTTGCGGTTGGTGTCTCAGCGCGGCTTACTTGACCACCCGCAGATGCGCACGCCCGCGCGCCGCACCGCGCACC
The nucleotide sequence above comes from Roseovarius mucosus. Encoded proteins:
- a CDS encoding GlxA family transcriptional regulator, which gives rise to MTSEATKIAVKAPKEPKRFVFVLLDRFTLLSFASAIECLRIANRMAEEELYSWVLTGDSEDVITCSAGVRFNLDFALSDLNREDVVLVCGGMDVQKAATKRMLNWLRREARKGLRMGGLCTASYVLARAGLLDGKRATIHWENHDSFLEEFEDVTLTKSVFVIDGNRMSTAGGTSSIDLMLNIIADDHGEKLANAVADQQIYSSIRTDQDTQRLSVPTRIGVRHPKLSQVIQMMETNIEEPISPATLARDVGMSTRQLERLFRRYLSRSPKRYYMELRLQKARNLLMQTDMTVINVALACGFASPSHFSKCYRAHYNTTPYRERGAHSSRLSV
- a CDS encoding class II 3-deoxy-7-phosphoheptulonate synthase, which produces MTEWQKTGWRAKPRVQMPDYLDAAALANVEARLRQYPPLVFAGEARRLKRALGAAARGEAFLLQGGDCAEAFDQFSADAIRDTFKVMLQMAMVLTYGAKVPVVKVGRMAGQFAKPRSAPTEVIEGVELPSYRGDIINELAFTPEARIPNPDKMLQAYTQAAATLNLLRAFSTGGYADVHQVHAWTLGFTESEKAAKYREMANHISDALDFMKAAGVDSDNAHTLKTVDFYTSHESLLLEYEEALCRLDSTSGKWLAGSGHMLWIGDRTRQPDGAHVEFLRGVQNPIGLKCGPSMTSDDLKRLLATLNPSNEAGRLTLIARFGAGKVAENLPRLIRTVQEEGASVLWVCDPMHGNTIKSATGYKTRPFELVLREVQEFFGIHKAEGSIPGGVHFEMTGQDVTECTGGMRALSEENLSARYHTACDPRLNASQSLELAFLVAEELKSLRHDRRQAEAG